In a genomic window of bacterium:
- a CDS encoding formylglycine-generating enzyme family protein: MDFVSLEGGSFLMGTEEVWFEGDGEGPVREVVLSPYQIAATAVTNDEFAAFVEATGYVTVAEREGWSFVFGGLLPDDFQPTRGVVGAEWWRQVEGARWSHPEGPKSSVEERGNHPVVHVSWFDAAACAAWYGARLPTEAEWEHAARGGLVQARLPWGDEMSPDGEPRLNIWEGEFPSHNTAEDGFVGTAPVNQYEPNGYGLYNCSGNVWEWCADWFDNRFPSERPLVDPLGPPQGRARSIRGGSYLCHDSYCNRYRVAARHANEPSSTTGHMGFRLAANAGTEVGPGAGSKMR, from the coding sequence ATGGATTTCGTGTCGCTGGAGGGCGGGTCGTTTCTTATGGGCACCGAGGAGGTGTGGTTTGAGGGCGACGGCGAGGGGCCGGTGCGGGAGGTGGTGCTGAGCCCGTACCAGATCGCAGCCACCGCCGTGACCAACGACGAATTCGCGGCCTTTGTCGAGGCCACCGGGTATGTAACCGTTGCTGAGCGGGAGGGGTGGTCGTTCGTGTTCGGCGGGCTGTTGCCCGACGACTTTCAGCCCACCCGAGGAGTGGTTGGTGCTGAGTGGTGGCGTCAAGTGGAAGGGGCCCGCTGGTCTCATCCCGAGGGACCGAAGTCGTCGGTGGAGGAACGGGGCAACCACCCCGTGGTCCACGTGTCGTGGTTCGACGCCGCGGCCTGCGCGGCCTGGTACGGCGCCCGGTTGCCCACCGAGGCCGAGTGGGAGCACGCCGCTCGGGGCGGGCTGGTGCAAGCCCGGTTGCCGTGGGGCGACGAAATGAGCCCCGACGGGGAGCCCCGACTGAACATCTGGGAGGGGGAATTTCCCAGCCACAACACCGCCGAGGACGGCTTCGTGGGCACCGCCCCGGTGAACCAGTACGAGCCCAACGGGTACGGGCTCTACAACTGCTCGGGCAACGTGTGGGAGTGGTGCGCCGACTGGTTCGACAACCGGTTCCCCTCTGAGCGGCCCTTGGTCGATCCGCTGGGGCCGCCCCAAGGCCGGGCGAGGTCCATTCGGGGCGGTTCGTACCTCTGCCACGACTCCTACTGCAATCGGTACCGGGTGGCCGCCCGCCACGCCAACGAGCCGTCGTCCACCACCGGGCACATGGGGTTCCGACTGGCCGCCAATGCGGGGACCGAGGTCGGCCCGGGCGCCGGCTCCAAGATGCGCTGA
- a CDS encoding DUF445 domain-containing protein: MDAPNGRLSDPASLRRAKRRATGLLLAAAALFVVMQVLTDGDGWAGYVEAAAEAAMIGGLADWFAVTALFKHPLGIPIPHTAIIPRRKDAIGASLGEFVQDNFFDPDDLAHWVADRAPAEALGRWLATEGDAGLVSGPALGRLLESMVGGGHHRSMVDAAVERADRFLVDNYEVLRDRIVEEAPVYTPKVLDHHIFTRLHRGVRGVLADMADDPNHELRLRIDAGLRSYAQRLQTNQRLATRVEAILARAGESLQSDSTFQNRVDGWLVSAVGLLARHAQAEVANVIGSTVARWDADDTSERIERRVGRDLQFIRINGTLIGALAGLAIHGVGQLL, from the coding sequence ATGGATGCCCCAAACGGTCGCCTGAGCGACCCGGCGTCGCTGCGCCGGGCCAAGCGGCGGGCTACCGGCCTGCTGTTGGCTGCTGCCGCCCTGTTTGTGGTGATGCAAGTGCTCACCGATGGCGATGGCTGGGCTGGCTATGTGGAGGCGGCTGCCGAGGCAGCAATGATCGGCGGTTTGGCCGACTGGTTCGCGGTGACCGCCCTGTTCAAACACCCGCTGGGGATTCCCATCCCCCACACCGCCATCATCCCCCGGCGCAAAGATGCGATCGGCGCCAGCCTGGGCGAGTTCGTGCAGGACAACTTCTTCGACCCTGACGATCTGGCTCATTGGGTGGCCGATCGGGCCCCCGCCGAGGCTCTGGGGAGATGGCTGGCCACCGAGGGGGATGCCGGGCTGGTGTCGGGCCCCGCATTGGGCCGGCTGTTGGAGTCGATGGTGGGTGGCGGGCACCACCGTTCAATGGTGGATGCCGCCGTGGAGCGGGCCGACCGCTTCTTGGTGGACAACTACGAGGTGCTGCGAGACCGCATCGTGGAAGAAGCCCCCGTCTACACCCCCAAAGTACTCGACCACCACATCTTCACCCGCCTCCATAGGGGGGTGCGGGGAGTGCTGGCCGACATGGCCGACGATCCCAACCACGAGCTACGCCTGCGCATAGATGCCGGCCTGAGAAGCTACGCCCAGCGCCTTCAAACCAACCAGCGGTTGGCAACCCGGGTGGAGGCGATTCTGGCCCGGGCCGGTGAGTCATTGCAGAGCGACTCCACCTTCCAGAACCGGGTCGACGGGTGGCTGGTTTCCGCAGTGGGATTGCTGGCCCGCCATGCCCAAGCCGAGGTGGCCAACGTGATCGGCAGCACGGTGGCCCGCTGGGATGCCGACGACACCAGCGAACGCATCGAGCGCCGAGTCGGCCGCGATCTCCAATTCATCCGCATCAACGGCACCCTTATAGGCGCTCTGGCCGGCCTCGCCATCCACGGGGTGGGCCAGCTGCTCTAG
- a CDS encoding AMP-binding protein — protein sequence MLEGGTFWGMVERRAELTPDALMIIDDRDQMLTFAEYRDAALRAAAGLVELGAGPGVSVSWQLPTWPSTLVLQAALARLGAVQNPIIPVYREREVGFCVRQTGARLFLVPSVWRGFDYQAMAEGIAAEVEGLDVVVGDGELPESDPSVLDDIPAPEDPEGIRWVYYTSGTTSDPKGARHCDTSVMASGIAMVERQHVTADDKFGLAFPFAHIGGVSNLSVSLGSGCTLVIAEAFDPTETTALFARHDVTLVGGGPAFFMAFVAEQRKQPGQSILPRLRLFSGGGAPMPASQHYEVQTEIGGRGCGHAWGMTEAPIIAQNTPDDVDEKLAETEGRPLAGAEIKVVGFDGEPAEAGVEGELWIRGPMVCRGYMDDVLTASAFDGDWFHTGDVGFLDAEGYVTLTGRVKDIIIRKGENISATEIEDLLFAHPKVLDTGVIGLPDEERGERVCAVVEMATGAEGLTLAEVGDYFREAGIMPQKIPEQIEVVESLPRNATGKVLKHELRAQFSD from the coding sequence ATGCTCGAGGGCGGGACGTTTTGGGGGATGGTGGAGCGGCGGGCGGAGCTGACGCCGGATGCTCTGATGATCATTGATGATCGGGATCAGATGCTCACGTTTGCCGAGTATCGGGATGCGGCGCTGCGGGCGGCCGCGGGCTTGGTTGAGTTGGGAGCGGGGCCGGGGGTGTCGGTTTCTTGGCAGTTGCCCACTTGGCCGTCCACTTTGGTGTTGCAGGCGGCGTTGGCTCGGTTGGGAGCAGTGCAGAATCCGATCATCCCGGTGTATCGGGAGCGGGAGGTGGGTTTCTGCGTTCGCCAGACTGGGGCGCGGCTTTTCTTGGTGCCGTCGGTGTGGCGGGGGTTCGACTACCAGGCCATGGCGGAGGGGATCGCCGCTGAGGTCGAGGGGCTGGATGTGGTGGTAGGCGACGGGGAATTGCCGGAGAGCGATCCATCAGTGTTGGACGACATTCCTGCCCCTGAGGATCCCGAGGGAATTCGGTGGGTGTACTACACGTCGGGCACCACGTCTGATCCCAAAGGTGCCCGCCACTGCGACACGTCGGTGATGGCGTCGGGCATCGCCATGGTGGAGCGCCAGCACGTGACCGCCGACGACAAGTTCGGACTGGCCTTCCCGTTCGCCCACATCGGCGGGGTGTCAAACCTGTCGGTGTCGTTGGGCTCGGGCTGCACCCTGGTGATTGCCGAAGCGTTCGATCCCACCGAGACCACCGCGCTATTCGCTCGCCACGACGTCACCCTGGTGGGCGGGGGTCCGGCCTTCTTCATGGCCTTTGTGGCTGAGCAGCGCAAGCAGCCCGGCCAGTCGATCCTGCCCCGGCTCCGGCTCTTCTCCGGCGGCGGGGCGCCGATGCCGGCATCTCAGCACTATGAGGTACAGACCGAGATCGGCGGGCGGGGGTGCGGCCACGCCTGGGGGATGACTGAGGCACCGATCATCGCCCAGAACACCCCTGACGATGTCGACGAGAAACTGGCCGAGACGGAGGGCCGGCCGCTGGCGGGCGCGGAGATCAAGGTGGTGGGCTTCGACGGCGAACCGGCTGAAGCTGGTGTGGAAGGGGAGCTGTGGATCCGGGGGCCCATGGTGTGCCGGGGGTACATGGACGACGTCTTGACTGCGTCTGCGTTCGACGGGGACTGGTTCCACACTGGCGACGTGGGGTTTCTCGATGCTGAGGGGTATGTGACTCTCACCGGGCGGGTGAAGGACATCATCATCCGCAAGGGGGAGAACATCTCGGCCACCGAAATCGAAGACCTGCTGTTCGCCCACCCGAAGGTGCTTGACACCGGGGTGATCGGGCTGCCTGACGAGGAGCGGGGCGAGCGGGTTTGCGCTGTGGTGGAGATGGCAACTGGTGCCGAGGGGCTGACCCTGGCCGAGGTTGGCGACTATTTCCGGGAGGCGGGGATCATGCCCCAGAAGATCCCCGAGCAGATCGAAGTCGTTGAGTCGCTGCCTCGGAACGCCACCGGCAAGGTTCTGAAGCACGAGCTCCGGGCCCAATTCAGCGACTAG
- a CDS encoding TIGR03619 family F420-dependent LLM class oxidoreductase, translating to MPTLSVTLPSFGPIFRDNNFHQIADLAQMAEQAGVDRIMLTDHVVMGQHTDKYPYGPFPFPPETAWLEPLASIAHMAAVTQQVRFSTKILIAPLRPAAVLAKTLATMDVLSQGRLEIGVGTGWQREEYEAAGVPWNQRGQRLTDSIAACKALWRDSPASFHSATVNFDDIWCEPKPAQPDGIPVWVAGALHPNNLARIVEHADGWIPPPYGTIEEVADGVEWLRKALGAAGRSTDGFGVQGDIDAVPGGDGRPSIKASMGAATEWAEAGATTINVVMSLFCWRMDRAQAWFDDLAQSWAELDLG from the coding sequence ATGCCAACCCTCTCCGTCACACTGCCGTCGTTCGGCCCCATCTTCCGAGACAACAACTTTCACCAGATCGCCGACCTCGCCCAGATGGCCGAACAAGCCGGAGTCGACCGCATCATGCTCACCGATCACGTGGTCATGGGCCAGCACACCGACAAGTATCCATACGGTCCCTTCCCGTTCCCACCCGAAACCGCATGGCTGGAGCCGCTGGCCTCCATCGCTCACATGGCCGCCGTCACCCAGCAAGTGAGATTCAGCACCAAGATCCTGATCGCCCCCCTTCGTCCCGCCGCCGTGCTGGCCAAGACCCTGGCCACCATGGACGTGCTCTCCCAAGGCCGCCTGGAAATAGGCGTGGGCACCGGCTGGCAGCGGGAGGAGTACGAAGCGGCCGGCGTTCCCTGGAACCAGCGGGGTCAGCGTCTCACTGACTCCATTGCCGCCTGCAAGGCGCTGTGGCGGGACTCTCCGGCCTCGTTTCACTCTGCCACCGTCAACTTCGACGACATCTGGTGCGAACCCAAACCGGCCCAGCCTGACGGCATCCCCGTCTGGGTGGCTGGTGCGCTCCACCCCAACAACTTGGCCCGCATCGTCGAACACGCCGACGGCTGGATACCGCCCCCCTACGGCACTATCGAAGAAGTGGCCGATGGGGTGGAATGGCTACGGAAAGCTCTCGGCGCCGCCGGCCGTAGCACTGACGGCTTCGGCGTTCAGGGCGACATCGACGCGGTGCCCGGCGGCGACGGCCGCCCCTCCATCAAGGCCAGCATGGGTGCGGCCACTGAGTGGGCAGAGGCGGGCGCAACCACCATCAATGTGGTGATGTCGTTGTTCTGCTGGCGCATGGACCGAGCCCAGGCCTGGTTCGACGACCTGGCCCAGAGCTGGGCTGAACTCGATCTGGGCTGA